The following are encoded in a window of Kitasatospora fiedleri genomic DNA:
- a CDS encoding phosphotransferase family protein: protein MTRIAWDQLPAEVRQAIEALTGPVVKAQSAGNGVNSAFASLLETNGDRVFVKGVPTDAPGAWVYGHEADVSAVAPLTAFPKWRAEGGGWSFYGYEFWPGRHPSFSPESTDLPFVAASLAVVSSYPWPATIRKKPLSDRLARFIPPDGAGALDGYSLAHTDMREFNLIVSAAQVRLIDWALSCPGPEWTDAALWVPRLIAAGHTAEAADRVARGVAAYREADPDRLSVFARTIRAAWASRTAEDPLPQRMRLTAAAEAWAAAYE from the coding sequence TCGCATGGGACCAGCTCCCCGCCGAAGTACGGCAAGCCATAGAGGCACTGACAGGCCCCGTCGTCAAGGCGCAGAGCGCGGGCAACGGGGTCAACTCCGCGTTCGCCAGCCTCTTGGAGACGAACGGTGACCGGGTGTTCGTCAAGGGCGTACCGACGGACGCCCCGGGGGCGTGGGTGTACGGACACGAGGCCGACGTGTCCGCCGTGGCCCCGCTGACCGCCTTCCCCAAGTGGCGTGCGGAGGGAGGCGGGTGGAGCTTCTACGGGTACGAGTTCTGGCCCGGCCGTCACCCCTCCTTCTCGCCGGAGTCCACGGACCTGCCGTTCGTGGCCGCCTCGCTGGCCGTGGTGTCGTCCTACCCGTGGCCCGCCACCATCCGCAAGAAGCCCCTGAGCGACCGCCTGGCCCGGTTCATCCCGCCGGACGGCGCGGGGGCGCTGGACGGCTACTCGCTGGCGCACACGGACATGAGGGAGTTCAACCTGATCGTGTCCGCTGCCCAGGTCCGGCTGATCGACTGGGCGCTGTCGTGCCCCGGCCCGGAATGGACGGACGCCGCCCTGTGGGTGCCCAGGCTGATCGCGGCCGGGCACACGGCGGAAGCGGCCGACCGGGTCGCGCGGGGCGTCGCCGCTTACCGCGAGGCGGACCCCGACCGGCTGTCCGTGTTCGCCCGGACCATCCGGGCCGCATGGGCGAGCCGGACGGCCGAGGACCCCCTCCCACAGCGCATGAGACTCACCGCGGCGGCCGAGGCATGGGCGGCGGCGTACGAGTGA